In the Actinomycetota bacterium genome, one interval contains:
- a CDS encoding cysteine desulfurase, whose translation MHYLDHAATTPVLPEVTDLVVKVLREDFGNPSSVHGFGRRAKELVEDAREQVAASVGARPDEIVFTGGGTEADNLALKGAAAKLRGNGNHVVVSAFEHHAVLDAAHWLEGQAFEVSLAPVGRDGLVDPGAVAELVRPATILVSVMAVNNEVGTIQPIAEVTAAVRAANPNALIHTDAVQALGNMPVDLHRWGVDLAAFAAHKIGGPKGVGALFVRSGVAVEATVHGGGQERGLRSGTLNVAGIAGFGLAAQTAAKEVDEKSERVGALRDRLLAGLRSQIPDLTVNGSVDARVPGTVNVSIPGTEGETLLLLLDQAGIACSSGSACASGAVDPSHVLMAMGVPKKLALGSLRFSLGRPSTDDDVDAVLEVLPGIVQQARRAA comes from the coding sequence ATGCATTATCTGGATCACGCCGCCACCACGCCTGTTCTGCCCGAGGTAACCGACCTGGTGGTCAAGGTCCTCCGGGAGGACTTCGGCAACCCGTCTTCCGTGCACGGCTTCGGTCGACGCGCCAAGGAGCTGGTCGAGGACGCCCGCGAGCAGGTGGCCGCTTCCGTCGGGGCCCGGCCGGACGAGATCGTCTTCACCGGTGGAGGGACGGAGGCGGACAACCTGGCCCTGAAGGGGGCCGCGGCGAAGCTACGGGGCAACGGCAACCACGTCGTCGTCAGCGCCTTCGAGCATCACGCCGTCCTCGACGCTGCGCACTGGCTCGAGGGCCAAGCCTTCGAGGTCTCTCTCGCCCCCGTGGGGCGGGACGGACTGGTCGATCCCGGGGCGGTGGCTGAGCTGGTTCGGCCCGCCACGATCCTGGTTTCCGTGATGGCCGTCAACAACGAGGTGGGCACGATCCAGCCGATCGCCGAGGTCACGGCTGCGGTCCGCGCCGCCAATCCCAACGCGTTGATCCATACAGATGCGGTTCAGGCGCTGGGCAACATGCCCGTCGACCTGCATCGCTGGGGCGTGGACCTCGCCGCCTTCGCGGCCCACAAGATCGGAGGCCCGAAGGGCGTGGGCGCCTTGTTCGTACGTTCCGGTGTGGCCGTCGAAGCGACCGTCCACGGCGGCGGCCAAGAGCGCGGCCTGCGTTCCGGGACGTTGAACGTGGCGGGCATCGCGGGCTTCGGTCTGGCCGCGCAGACCGCGGCCAAGGAAGTAGACGAGAAGTCGGAGCGGGTGGGCGCGCTGCGCGACCGTTTGTTGGCCGGTCTCCGCTCTCAGATCCCCGACCTGACGGTCAACGGCAGTGTGGACGCGCGCGTGCCCGGGACGGTGAACGTCTCGATCCCCGGCACCGAGGGCGAAACGTTGTTGCTGTTGTTGGATCAGGCCGGGATCGCGTGCTCATCTGGCTCGGCTTGTGCGTCGGGAGCCGTCGATCCCTCGCATGTCCTCATGGCGATGGGGGTCCCCAAGAAGCTCGCGCTGGGAAGCTTGCGATTCTCTCTGGGACGTCCCTCGACCGACGACGATGTCGATGCCGTCTTGGAGGTCCTGCCCGGGATCGTTCAGCAAGCTCGGAGAGCTGCGTGA
- a CDS encoding electron transfer flavoprotein subunit alpha/FixB family protein, whose product MPTIWVYAEIDNGKLDPAALELVTKARQLGDVEAVALGPGATEAANTLGEYGAEIVYASDDQVYADYVAQPHVHALTELIGENAPDMLLFAMNYDSRDIAGRLSARLGSTLMSNVLEIESVDRAKTAIIGGAVIVDVELQGSPKILLARAKSFVAESVGGEATVVPVEVNIPEEAKKAKRVERHEEAASGPKLEDAPVVLSGGRGLGEPGNFKNLEELASAIGNAAVGATRAVVDAGWVPYSYQIGQTGKTVKPSVYIAFGISGATQHIVGMKGAKRIIAINKDEEAPIFQISDLGVVGDALKIIPALIEEVKSRKG is encoded by the coding sequence ATGCCCACGATCTGGGTTTATGCAGAGATCGACAACGGCAAGCTCGATCCGGCCGCGCTGGAGCTCGTGACAAAGGCGCGCCAGCTGGGAGACGTGGAGGCCGTCGCGCTGGGGCCCGGTGCTACGGAGGCGGCGAACACTCTGGGCGAATACGGAGCCGAGATCGTCTACGCGAGCGACGACCAGGTCTACGCGGACTACGTGGCGCAGCCTCACGTGCACGCGCTGACCGAGCTGATCGGTGAGAACGCCCCCGACATGCTGTTGTTCGCGATGAACTACGACTCACGTGACATCGCGGGGAGGCTGTCTGCGCGCCTCGGCTCGACGTTGATGAGCAACGTGTTGGAGATCGAGTCGGTGGACCGCGCCAAGACGGCGATCATCGGTGGGGCCGTGATCGTCGACGTCGAGCTGCAGGGCTCGCCGAAGATCCTGCTCGCGCGGGCGAAGTCGTTCGTGGCCGAGTCCGTGGGCGGTGAAGCTACCGTCGTTCCGGTCGAGGTCAACATCCCCGAGGAAGCCAAGAAGGCAAAGCGCGTGGAGCGCCACGAGGAAGCCGCGAGCGGCCCGAAGCTGGAGGACGCTCCGGTCGTGCTTTCGGGGGGCCGCGGCCTCGGCGAGCCGGGGAACTTCAAGAACCTCGAGGAGCTGGCTTCGGCGATCGGCAATGCCGCCGTGGGCGCGACGCGCGCGGTGGTCGACGCGGGATGGGTCCCTTACTCGTACCAGATCGGCCAGACCGGCAAAACCGTGAAGCCGAGCGTGTACATCGCCTTCGGGATCAGCGGCGCGACGCAGCACATCGTCGGGATGAAGGGTGCCAAGCGCATCATCGCCATCAACAAGGACGAAGAGGCGCCGATCTTCCAGATCTCGGACCTCGGCGTCGTGGGCGACGCGCTGAAGATCATCCCGGCGCTGATCGAAGAGGTTAAGTCCCGCAAGGGCTGA
- a CDS encoding electron transfer flavoprotein subunit beta/FixA family protein, producing MNIAVCVKHIPDPNVPPELDGKYLKREGVQGVLDPGDEFGVEAALQLKEAHGGEVTLVSMGPVAAQEAIRRGLSMGADKGVLVTDDQLKGADALVTARVVAAAVRKSGDFDLVIAGVESTDGYTGTMPATLAELLGLPQVTFAKTIDVADGTLRVNRQTAEGYHVVECPLPALLTVTAGVNEPRYASFKGIMAAKKKPVENWSVADLGLSSDDVAVKQDVADTTPAEERKAGEVITDDGTAAKRIADFLQEAKVI from the coding sequence TTGAACATCGCGGTGTGCGTGAAACACATCCCGGACCCGAACGTCCCCCCGGAGCTGGACGGCAAGTACCTGAAGCGCGAGGGCGTTCAGGGCGTTCTGGACCCCGGCGACGAGTTCGGCGTAGAGGCGGCGCTGCAGCTGAAGGAGGCGCACGGCGGCGAGGTCACTCTCGTCTCGATGGGCCCGGTGGCGGCGCAGGAGGCGATCCGGCGCGGGCTCTCGATGGGCGCCGACAAGGGCGTCCTGGTGACCGATGACCAGCTGAAGGGCGCAGACGCGCTGGTGACGGCGCGGGTAGTTGCCGCGGCGGTCCGCAAGTCGGGTGACTTCGACCTCGTTATCGCAGGTGTCGAGTCGACCGACGGCTACACCGGGACGATGCCCGCGACTCTGGCCGAGCTGCTGGGCCTTCCCCAGGTCACGTTCGCGAAGACGATCGACGTCGCCGACGGAACCCTCAGGGTGAACCGTCAGACCGCAGAGGGCTATCACGTCGTCGAGTGCCCGCTCCCGGCGCTCTTGACCGTGACGGCGGGCGTCAACGAGCCTCGCTACGCCTCGTTCAAGGGGATCATGGCCGCCAAGAAGAAGCCGGTGGAGAACTGGTCGGTGGCCGACCTGGGTCTGTCCAGCGACGACGTGGCGGTCAAGCAGGACGTCGCCGACACGACTCCGGCCGAGGAGCGCAAGGCGGGCGAGGTCATTACCGACGACGGCACCGCGGCCAAGCGGATCGCCGACTTCTTGCAGGAAGCGAAGGTGATCTAA
- a CDS encoding oxidoreductase, producing MASFGDKIRGFFSKRSNPALAELEVFAAERKGVEGYIEPRTATNPTTLLLVDRDGDHLRAPVKEPEDAAAFCSKLSIPVYDAQVIGYPKRMKDFDKRRRSGEIVSLDEDIAELEKRLAQEHPDTPDN from the coding sequence GTGGCTTCCTTCGGCGACAAGATCAGGGGCTTCTTCAGCAAGCGGTCCAATCCGGCTCTCGCAGAGCTGGAGGTGTTCGCGGCCGAGCGCAAAGGCGTCGAGGGCTACATCGAACCGCGCACGGCCACGAACCCGACGACGTTGCTGCTCGTTGACCGGGACGGCGACCACCTGCGCGCACCGGTCAAGGAGCCCGAGGACGCCGCCGCGTTCTGCTCGAAGCTGTCGATCCCGGTCTACGACGCGCAGGTCATCGGATATCCCAAGCGGATGAAGGACTTCGATAAGAGACGCCGCTCGGGCGAGATCGTGTCCCTCGACGAAGACATCGCCGAGCTGGAGAAGCGTCTCGCACAAGAGCACCCGGACACGCCCGACAACTGA
- a CDS encoding MBL fold metallo-hydrolase, which produces MQALPVHRITMPTPYAVGPVNCYLIEAEPLTLVDAGINTPEAQRELVVGLERQGRSPEDIERILITHAHPDHYGLVSFLQDRSGATVYFPKREIARVRDKQMLFEVGRLLLEAGMPLELLFKMDQQRKAGPKPGIHHDEVVPIDEGDRFSFSAPSGDFELTTLHMPGHTGGHVVFHEPETATLFAGDQLLPEVSPNPLLEPSLDEPGERRRSLKEYLGSLERMDGLDLELAYPGHGHPVSEPGELIRSTVEHHLKRKAEVAGHLGREPKTVYAIATEIYPDVSGYDVFLSVSEVVAHLDLVVEDGDALVGTVEGVTVYRSAPA; this is translated from the coding sequence CGTCCACCGCATAACGATGCCCACGCCGTACGCGGTGGGGCCGGTCAACTGCTACCTGATCGAGGCCGAGCCGCTGACGCTGGTGGATGCGGGCATCAACACTCCGGAGGCGCAGCGCGAGTTGGTGGTGGGCCTGGAGCGACAGGGAAGGTCGCCGGAGGACATCGAACGCATCCTCATCACACACGCGCACCCGGACCACTACGGCCTCGTGAGCTTCCTGCAAGATCGCTCCGGCGCCACCGTTTACTTCCCGAAGCGCGAGATCGCGCGGGTGCGCGACAAGCAGATGCTGTTCGAGGTCGGACGGCTTCTGCTGGAGGCCGGTATGCCGCTCGAGCTCTTGTTCAAGATGGACCAGCAGCGCAAAGCGGGGCCGAAGCCGGGCATCCATCACGACGAGGTGGTGCCTATCGACGAGGGCGATCGGTTCTCGTTCTCGGCCCCCTCGGGCGACTTCGAGCTCACCACCTTGCACATGCCGGGGCACACGGGCGGGCACGTCGTGTTCCACGAACCTGAGACCGCGACGCTGTTCGCGGGCGATCAGCTGCTGCCGGAGGTGTCGCCGAACCCGCTGCTCGAGCCGTCGCTCGACGAGCCCGGCGAGAGACGACGGTCCTTGAAGGAATACCTCGGCTCGCTGGAGCGGATGGATGGACTCGACCTCGAGCTCGCTTACCCCGGGCACGGCCACCCCGTCTCCGAGCCCGGCGAGCTGATCCGCAGTACGGTTGAGCATCACCTCAAGCGCAAGGCAGAGGTGGCGGGCCATCTGGGGCGCGAGCCGAAGACCGTCTACGCGATCGCGACCGAGATCTATCCCGATGTGAGCGGCTACGACGTGTTTTTGTCGGTATCCGAGGTCGTGGCTCACCTGGACCTGGTCGTAGAGGACGGCGACGCGCTCGTGGGAACCGTCGAGGGAGTCACCGTCTACCGCTCGGCCCCGGCGTGA